Proteins from a genomic interval of Pseudomonas sp. RC10:
- a CDS encoding saccharopine dehydrogenase NADP-binding domain-containing protein, with protein sequence MSTLLIYGATGYTGRMAAERAKALGLSFEIAGRDHARLAALAAQLGVPFRLFDANADAAGALSGISVLLNFAGPFAHTAEPLMRACIEAGVDYLDITAEINVYRLAERLGAEAAAHQVMLLPGVGWDVVPTDSLAVHVAKRVEQPFALSIALHVPGSMSRGSAMSVSEIIGAGVMARVDGELVATPDATPRHFDFGDGPVLCVPLSFGDLVTAWHSTGIPNIAMFVHISGDAFPEGDLSQLPDGPTHAQREAHRARAVVEVTGVDGATARSVIETVNGYSYTPLAAVEAARRVLEGERLSGFATPANVFGDGFAERIEGTLFTDF encoded by the coding sequence ATGAGCACTCTTCTGATCTACGGCGCCACCGGCTACACCGGTCGCATGGCCGCTGAGCGGGCAAAAGCGCTGGGCCTGTCCTTCGAAATCGCCGGGCGTGATCACGCGCGTCTTGCGGCCCTTGCTGCGCAACTGGGCGTGCCGTTTCGACTGTTCGATGCCAATGCGGATGCGGCGGGCGCGTTGTCCGGTATCTCGGTCCTGCTCAACTTCGCCGGCCCCTTTGCGCACACCGCAGAGCCGCTGATGCGCGCCTGTATCGAGGCCGGGGTGGACTATCTGGACATCACGGCGGAGATCAACGTCTACCGGCTGGCCGAGCGACTGGGAGCGGAAGCCGCTGCGCACCAGGTCATGCTCTTGCCGGGAGTGGGTTGGGACGTTGTACCGACCGATTCCCTGGCGGTGCACGTCGCCAAGCGGGTTGAACAGCCTTTTGCGCTGAGCATTGCGCTTCATGTTCCAGGTTCGATGTCCCGTGGCTCGGCCATGAGCGTCAGTGAAATCATCGGCGCAGGGGTCATGGCGAGGGTTGATGGCGAACTGGTCGCCACACCGGATGCAACGCCGCGTCATTTCGACTTCGGTGACGGCCCGGTCCTGTGTGTGCCGCTGTCGTTTGGTGATCTGGTGACAGCCTGGCATTCGACCGGCATCCCGAACATCGCGATGTTCGTGCACATCTCAGGCGATGCGTTTCCAGAAGGCGATCTCTCACAATTGCCCGATGGCCCGACTCACGCACAGCGGGAGGCGCATCGTGCCCGTGCAGTGGTTGAGGTCACTGGCGTTGATGGAGCTACCGCCCGGTCCGTGATCGAGACCGTGAACGGCTATTCCTACACGCCGCTGGCCGCAGTCGAGGCAGCGCGGCGGGTATTGGAAGGCGAGCGTCTGTCCGGGTTCGCCACACCCGCGAATGTCTTCGGGGATGGGTTTGCCGAGCGTATCGAGGGGACGTTGTTCACCGATTTCTGA
- a CDS encoding VOC family protein, whose protein sequence is MLDHVFLSVSDITRSIRFYEAALTPLGITARLDYDGKDGPPGHPDLKGFGANGRVFFWLREGGVEGRAAHVGFVANSQAEVDAAYAAAMKAGAVDNGAPGARLHYDPDYYAANVLDPDGYSLEFVHKKWQHAR, encoded by the coding sequence ATGCTGGATCATGTCTTTTTGTCGGTCAGCGACATCACCCGTTCCATCCGTTTCTACGAAGCGGCCTTGACCCCGTTGGGCATTACCGCGCGCCTGGACTACGACGGCAAGGACGGCCCGCCGGGGCACCCCGATCTCAAGGGCTTTGGTGCCAATGGCCGGGTGTTTTTCTGGCTGCGCGAGGGAGGCGTCGAGGGACGCGCCGCACATGTGGGTTTCGTCGCCAACAGCCAGGCCGAAGTGGACGCCGCCTACGCTGCTGCCATGAAGGCAGGCGCTGTCGACAACGGCGCGCCCGGTGCGCGTCTGCACTACGATCCCGATTACTACGCCGCCAATGTGCTTGACCCGGATGGGTACAGCCTCGAATTCGTTCATAAAAAATGGCAGCACGCCCGATGA
- a CDS encoding SDR family oxidoreductase: protein MSVIVVTGGSRGIGASAAEHIAQRGMGVILTYNSHPEEAVSVVERIEHAGGKAVALKLDVSEVASFSRFRETVALALRETWGVATLDGLVNNAGYGLFNPLATVSETQFDGLFNVHLKGPFFLTQTVLPLLADGASIVNLTSATTRVATAGVAPYAAFKGGLEVLTRYMAKEFGERQIRANAVSPGAIRTELGGGLNDEFEAMLAAQTALGRVGEPQDVARVIAMLLSHEGSWINGQTIEVAGGYNI from the coding sequence ATGAGCGTAATCGTCGTCACGGGCGGGAGTCGCGGCATCGGTGCCAGTGCCGCCGAGCACATTGCTCAGCGGGGCATGGGTGTCATCCTGACCTACAACAGTCATCCAGAGGAGGCGGTTTCGGTCGTCGAGCGCATTGAGCACGCGGGAGGCAAGGCGGTCGCGCTCAAGCTCGATGTGTCGGAGGTGGCAAGTTTCTCCAGGTTTCGTGAGACGGTGGCACTGGCGTTGCGCGAAACCTGGGGCGTCGCCACGCTCGATGGCCTGGTCAACAATGCCGGGTATGGCCTGTTCAACCCCTTGGCCACTGTCAGCGAAACGCAGTTCGATGGCCTGTTCAATGTTCATCTCAAAGGCCCCTTTTTCCTCACGCAAACAGTGCTGCCGCTGCTGGCGGACGGTGCGAGTATCGTCAACCTGACCAGCGCAACCACCCGCGTTGCCACGGCGGGTGTGGCGCCTTACGCAGCGTTCAAGGGCGGACTGGAAGTGCTCACCCGTTACATGGCCAAAGAGTTTGGCGAGCGGCAGATTCGGGCCAACGCTGTGTCACCTGGCGCGATCCGCACAGAGCTTGGCGGCGGTCTGAACGATGAATTCGAGGCCATGCTCGCAGCGCAGACCGCGCTTGGCAGAGTGGGTGAGCCGCAAGACGTCGCCCGCGTGATTGCCATGCTGCTGTCGCACGAGGGCAGCTGGATCAATGGCCAGACCATCGAAGTCGCAGGCGGCTACAACATCTGA